In Deltaproteobacteria bacterium, a genomic segment contains:
- a CDS encoding flagellar basal body L-ring protein FlgH, producing the protein MASSWSYAERRVARRAAWGRRAAAALAAATACLASGCVQMYLKRDPLPTEPPPPAVPSPLQRTTGSLWRDEVSANYLFADVKARFAGDLLTIVITEDADGSKEAETSTSTESEVFANFEQFFGFPQALQENNPSIDPTQLIKASTARTFDGEGSTNRKGRLKARMTAVVKAVSPNGNLWVQGDKIVSVNKEDQHIVVQGWVRPEDIDSQNQVLSTRLADARVDYYGVGTLGVKQSPGWGYWLLDVVWPF; encoded by the coding sequence ATGGCGTCGTCCTGGTCGTACGCTGAGCGGCGCGTCGCTCGACGGGCGGCGTGGGGCCGCCGTGCGGCGGCCGCGCTGGCCGCGGCCACGGCATGCCTCGCGAGCGGCTGCGTGCAGATGTACCTCAAGAGGGATCCGCTCCCGACCGAGCCGCCGCCCCCGGCGGTGCCGTCGCCGCTGCAACGGACGACCGGCTCGCTCTGGCGCGACGAGGTGAGCGCGAACTATCTGTTCGCCGACGTGAAGGCGCGGTTCGCGGGCGATCTCCTCACGATCGTCATCACGGAGGACGCCGACGGCTCCAAGGAGGCCGAGACCTCGACCTCCACGGAGAGCGAGGTCTTCGCGAACTTCGAGCAGTTCTTCGGGTTTCCCCAGGCGCTGCAGGAGAACAACCCGAGCATCGATCCGACGCAGCTCATCAAGGCGTCGACGGCGCGCACCTTCGACGGCGAGGGATCGACGAACCGCAAGGGCCGGCTCAAAGCGCGCATGACCGCGGTCGTGAAGGCGGTGTCGCCGAACGGGAATCTGTGGGTGCAGGGGGACAAGATCGTGTCGGTCAACAAGGAGGACCAGCACATCGTCGTCCAGGGCTGGGTCCGCCCCGAGGACATCGACTCGCAGAACCAGGTGTTGTCGACCCGCCTCGCCGACGCGCGCGTCGACTACTACGGCGTCGGGACGCTCGGCGTGAAGCAGAGCCCGGGCTGGGGGTACTGGCTGCTCGACGTCGTGTGGCCATTCTGA
- a CDS encoding flagellar basal body P-ring protein FlgI, which produces MRRRVHISVLVALVAGLVAARPAAAARIKDIASVEGVRGNQLTGYGVVVGLDGTGDGQQSIFTVQSILSMLRRRGVQVTIDPRQVRVKNAAAVVVTATLPPFARSGSRVDVQISSIGDAKSLRGGTLVMTPLFGGDQQVYAVAQGGVSLGGGYSASAPGAEAQSGHPTVGVITGGALVEREVPVLLGADGLVRLSLHEADFTTATRVASVVNGFLGTGAASTRDPGTVEVRLEPTASQEQVMALLAGIETLNVQPDRRARVIVNERTGTVIMGEDVRIAPVGIAHGALQVTVKVDLGVSQPAPFSEGRTVVVPDSTVQVQEGAAERLNLFRGGVSLRDLVNGLNALGVTPQDLIAVLQAIKSAGALDADLEIM; this is translated from the coding sequence ATGCGTCGCCGCGTCCACATCTCGGTCCTCGTGGCGCTGGTCGCCGGGCTCGTCGCGGCGCGTCCCGCCGCGGCGGCGCGCATCAAGGACATCGCGAGCGTCGAAGGCGTGCGCGGGAACCAGCTCACCGGCTACGGCGTGGTCGTCGGCCTCGACGGCACCGGCGACGGTCAGCAGTCGATCTTCACGGTGCAGAGCATCCTGAGCATGCTGCGCCGGCGCGGCGTCCAGGTCACGATCGATCCCCGCCAGGTCCGCGTGAAGAACGCGGCGGCGGTCGTGGTGACGGCGACCCTGCCGCCGTTCGCGCGCTCCGGAAGCCGCGTCGACGTGCAGATCTCGTCGATCGGCGACGCCAAGTCGCTGCGCGGCGGTACGCTGGTCATGACGCCGCTCTTCGGCGGCGATCAGCAGGTGTACGCGGTCGCGCAGGGCGGCGTGTCGCTCGGCGGCGGCTACAGCGCGTCGGCCCCCGGGGCCGAGGCGCAGAGCGGGCATCCGACGGTCGGCGTCATCACGGGCGGCGCCCTCGTCGAGCGCGAGGTGCCCGTGCTGCTCGGCGCCGACGGCCTCGTCCGCTTGAGCCTCCACGAGGCCGACTTCACGACGGCGACGCGGGTCGCGTCGGTGGTGAACGGCTTCCTCGGGACCGGCGCCGCCAGCACGCGCGATCCGGGCACCGTGGAGGTCCGCCTCGAGCCGACCGCGAGCCAGGAGCAGGTGATGGCGCTCCTCGCCGGCATCGAGACGTTGAACGTGCAGCCGGATCGGCGGGCGCGCGTCATCGTGAACGAGCGAACCGGTACGGTGATCATGGGCGAAGACGTCCGCATCGCGCCGGTCGGCATCGCGCACGGCGCGCTGCAGGTGACCGTGAAGGTCGACCTCGGCGTCTCGCAGCCGGCACCGTTCTCCGAAGGCCGGACGGTCGTCGTGCCCGACAGCACGGTGCAGGTGCAGGAAGGCGCCGCCGAGCGCCTGAATCTCTTCCGCGGCGGCGTCAGCCTGCGCGACCTCGTGAACGGGCTGAATGCGCTGGGGGTCACGCCGCAGGATCTGATCGCGGTGCTGCAGGCGATCAAGAGCGCGGGCGCGCTCGACGCCGACCTGGAGATCATGTGA
- the flgN gene encoding flagellar export chaperone FlgN, producing MPDAVSSTVASLLAAERACCGRLAPLLEAERTAAATYDHAALLACLREREILQAEWERVAKLRRRHLAEAGRSLAELAAGDPALGREIAETARDAEAVRRAQHINEGVVRAALAQVTDLLAVMRRERSDSRYDGRAALTGQALSSAGARWSA from the coding sequence ATGCCTGACGCCGTCTCGTCGACCGTCGCGAGCCTCCTCGCCGCCGAGCGCGCATGCTGCGGCCGGCTGGCGCCGCTCCTCGAAGCGGAGCGGACGGCGGCCGCGACCTACGACCACGCCGCGCTGCTCGCGTGCCTGCGCGAGCGCGAGATCCTGCAGGCGGAGTGGGAGCGCGTCGCGAAGCTGCGCCGCCGCCACCTCGCGGAGGCGGGGCGCTCGCTCGCCGAGCTCGCGGCCGGGGATCCGGCGCTCGGCCGCGAGATCGCGGAGACGGCGCGCGACGCCGAGGCGGTGCGGCGCGCGCAGCACATCAACGAGGGCGTCGTCCGCGCGGCGCTCGCGCAGGTCACGGACCTGCTCGCCGTCATGCGGCGCGAGCGCTCCGACAGCCGCTACGACGGCCGCGCCGCGCTCACGGGCCAGGCCCTTTCGTCGGCCGGCGCGCGGTGGAGCGCCTGA
- a CDS encoding peptidoglycan DD-metalloendopeptidase family protein, whose protein sequence is MLEASTNRKMLDGAFDQEVARSLAAKGGLGIAEQIVAQIERQHPGTTTAQAGGSAASAGTGADPVAARTLGRTASTVGSVRAAAAAPNTAAAAPAAGAISSPFGMRSDPFTGKPKFHAGIDVAAPRGTEIRTVADGEVVFSGWRRGGAGRMVEVRHADGLVTSYAHAERTLVRAGQHVVAGEVVATVGSSGRASGPHLHFAASRGGQAVDPTALLGEGTTVLGAAAPSAGTT, encoded by the coding sequence ATGCTGGAGGCGTCGACGAACCGGAAGATGCTCGACGGCGCGTTCGACCAGGAGGTGGCGCGGAGTCTGGCGGCGAAGGGCGGACTCGGGATCGCGGAGCAGATCGTCGCGCAGATCGAGCGGCAGCATCCCGGGACGACCACCGCGCAGGCGGGTGGGTCGGCGGCTTCGGCCGGGACGGGCGCCGATCCGGTCGCGGCGCGGACGCTCGGGCGGACCGCGTCCACCGTGGGGAGCGTCCGCGCGGCCGCGGCTGCGCCGAACACGGCGGCGGCGGCGCCGGCGGCGGGCGCGATCAGCTCGCCGTTCGGCATGCGGAGCGATCCGTTCACCGGGAAGCCCAAGTTCCACGCCGGGATCGACGTCGCGGCGCCACGGGGCACCGAGATCCGCACCGTGGCCGACGGCGAGGTGGTCTTCAGCGGCTGGCGGCGCGGCGGCGCCGGGCGGATGGTCGAGGTGCGCCATGCGGATGGTCTGGTCACCAGCTATGCGCATGCGGAACGAACGCTCGTCCGTGCGGGTCAACATGTTGTCGCCGGCGAGGTGGTCGCGACGGTGGGCTCGAGCGGCCGGGCAAGCGGACCGCACCTCCACTTCGCCGCGAGCCGTGGCGGGCAAGCCGTCGATCCGACGGCGCTTCTCGGTGAGGGGACGACCGTGCTCGGGGCCGCGGCGCCGTCCGCGGGGACGACGTGA
- the flgA gene encoding flagellar basal body P-ring formation protein FlgA, whose amino-acid sequence MTARLRHRAAIATGGLLLGLAVIAPGVARGGEPGRITVKRTAVVSGPTIKLADLAALEGGAVALADVDLGPAPTASAPRRLDGEAILRRLEEAGMDASATRYVIPATVRVEREAREVSVDEIRTAVMNVARDALPAGETIRDLEVAGPVRIPAGGYEARVSTSSHGRAGRRRFDVQLVNDGAVLATVPVTARTDARGSVVVAKQPLPRGTVLGPGDLAVVERDRHDVPDDALTEVEEAIGMETKVALAADAPLPRTALAPPVVVKKGDLVTMIVETAAMKLTVAGEALEPGAVGAGIKVMNRASRQTVAGKVIEHGVVLVVR is encoded by the coding sequence GTGACGGCGCGGCTGAGGCACAGGGCGGCGATCGCCACCGGCGGGCTCCTGCTCGGGCTCGCCGTGATCGCTCCCGGCGTGGCGCGCGGCGGCGAGCCGGGGCGGATCACGGTGAAGCGCACCGCGGTCGTGTCCGGCCCGACCATCAAGCTCGCGGATCTGGCCGCGCTCGAGGGCGGCGCCGTCGCGCTCGCGGACGTCGATCTCGGCCCGGCGCCGACGGCGAGCGCGCCGCGCCGCCTCGACGGCGAGGCGATCCTGCGCCGGCTCGAAGAGGCCGGCATGGACGCCAGCGCCACGCGCTACGTCATTCCCGCCACGGTGCGCGTCGAGCGCGAGGCGCGCGAGGTGAGCGTCGACGAGATCCGCACGGCGGTGATGAACGTCGCGCGCGACGCGCTGCCGGCCGGCGAGACGATCCGCGACCTCGAGGTCGCGGGGCCGGTGCGCATTCCGGCCGGGGGCTACGAGGCGCGGGTGTCGACCTCGTCGCACGGGCGCGCGGGGCGCCGACGCTTCGACGTGCAGCTCGTGAACGACGGGGCCGTGCTGGCGACCGTGCCGGTGACGGCGCGCACCGACGCGCGCGGGAGCGTGGTCGTGGCCAAGCAGCCGCTGCCGCGCGGCACGGTGCTCGGCCCGGGCGACCTCGCGGTCGTCGAGCGCGACCGGCACGACGTGCCGGACGACGCGCTCACCGAGGTGGAGGAGGCGATCGGGATGGAGACGAAGGTGGCGCTCGCCGCCGACGCACCCCTGCCGCGGACGGCGCTCGCGCCGCCGGTCGTGGTGAAGAAGGGCGATCTGGTGACGATGATCGTGGAGACCGCGGCGATGAAGCTGACGGTCGCCGGCGAGGCGCTCGAGCCGGGCGCCGTCGGCGCCGGCATCAAGGTGATGAATCGCGCGTCGAGGCAGACGGTGGCGGGAAAGGTGATCGAGCATGGCGTCGTCCTGGTCGTACGCTGA
- the flgK gene encoding flagellar hook-associated protein FlgK, giving the protein MSIFAPLTIGKQGLLANQRALGVTGHNIANVNTPGYSRQTPVLHASRPDDRGFGTGVVVESVLRSVDGLLDARMLSAASALGGATTGRELLDRVQALFPVGDEGIGDALAEFFATANAVADSPQDLAARNELIEAGATLAGQLRNAAGGLQVLQREADDRLGQAASDANGTLQTIAQLNREIVAADCAGRESNDLRDQRQAALGELAKQLSVQVVEVENGGVNVFAASGQGLVIGADAATLTTERDLAALGLDGNPLSRIGIMARDGSVISLAGDIGGTIGTALALRDQTIADDAGRLDLLATTLRDAVNAVQTNAAGRDLDGNVGTAFFSGTGAADLRVALSDPRAIAAAQGANPADNTNALAFGAIAQQTFPALGGSTLGAYFGTLHARVGQDARRAEQQATIEQNVSAALGAQREAVSGVSLDEEFTNLIRFQRGYQASAQLISVSNQMLDDLLGLVS; this is encoded by the coding sequence GTGTCGATCTTCGCGCCGCTCACGATCGGGAAGCAGGGCCTGCTCGCCAACCAGCGCGCCCTCGGCGTCACCGGTCACAACATCGCGAACGTCAACACGCCCGGCTACAGCCGGCAGACGCCGGTGCTGCACGCCAGCCGTCCGGACGATCGCGGCTTCGGCACGGGGGTGGTGGTCGAGTCGGTGCTGCGGTCCGTCGACGGGCTCCTCGACGCCCGCATGCTCTCGGCGGCGTCCGCGCTCGGCGGCGCCACGACGGGACGGGAGTTGCTCGACCGGGTCCAGGCGCTCTTCCCGGTCGGCGACGAAGGCATCGGCGACGCGCTCGCGGAGTTCTTCGCGACGGCCAACGCGGTCGCGGACAGTCCGCAGGATCTCGCCGCCCGCAACGAGCTCATCGAGGCGGGGGCGACGCTCGCCGGACAGCTTCGTAACGCGGCCGGCGGCCTTCAGGTGCTGCAGCGCGAGGCCGACGACCGGCTCGGCCAGGCGGCGTCGGATGCCAACGGGACCCTGCAGACCATCGCGCAGCTGAACCGCGAGATCGTCGCGGCCGACTGCGCGGGTCGCGAGAGCAACGACCTCCGCGACCAGCGGCAGGCGGCGCTCGGGGAGCTCGCCAAGCAGCTTTCCGTCCAGGTCGTCGAGGTCGAGAACGGCGGCGTGAACGTCTTTGCCGCGTCGGGCCAGGGGCTCGTGATCGGCGCCGACGCGGCGACGCTCACGACGGAGCGCGATCTCGCGGCGCTCGGTCTCGACGGCAACCCGCTCTCGCGGATCGGCATCATGGCCCGCGACGGCAGTGTGATCAGCCTTGCGGGCGACATCGGCGGCACGATCGGCACGGCGCTCGCCCTCCGCGATCAGACGATCGCGGACGACGCGGGACGACTCGACCTGCTCGCGACGACGCTCCGCGACGCCGTGAACGCGGTGCAGACGAACGCGGCCGGCCGCGATCTCGACGGCAACGTCGGCACGGCGTTCTTTTCGGGCACCGGCGCCGCCGACCTGCGGGTCGCGCTCTCGGATCCGCGTGCGATCGCGGCGGCGCAGGGCGCCAACCCCGCCGACAACACCAACGCGCTCGCCTTCGGCGCGATCGCGCAACAGACGTTCCCCGCGCTCGGCGGCAGCACGCTCGGCGCGTACTTCGGAACCCTGCATGCGCGGGTCGGGCAGGACGCGCGGCGCGCCGAGCAGCAGGCGACCATCGAGCAGAACGTCTCCGCGGCGCTCGGCGCGCAGCGCGAGGCGGTTTCGGGCGTGAGCCTCGACGAGGAGTTCACCAACCTCATCCGCTTCCAGCGCGGCTACCAGGCGTCGGCGCAGCTCATCAGCGTCAGCAATCAGATGCTCGACGATCTCCTCGGGCTGGTGTCCTGA
- the flgM gene encoding flagellar biosynthesis anti-sigma factor FlgM: protein MRVTRRPTTTIPGAGEISGPAEGAESATPAAGGRIADRVQLSEAARLRQRLKAEIGDASVVDVDNVAALRDRIATGTYAPDPRAVAERLLGELARDLLG, encoded by the coding sequence ATGAGAGTCACGCGCAGACCGACGACGACGATTCCCGGGGCGGGCGAGATCTCCGGACCGGCCGAGGGTGCCGAGTCGGCGACGCCCGCGGCCGGCGGCAGGATCGCCGACCGCGTGCAGCTGTCGGAGGCGGCGCGCCTGCGGCAACGCCTCAAGGCCGAGATCGGCGATGCGTCGGTGGTCGACGTGGACAACGTGGCGGCGCTGCGCGACCGGATCGCGACCGGGACGTACGCGCCGGATCCCCGGGCCGTGGCCGAGCGTCTCCTCGGGGAGCTCGCGCGCGACCTCCTCGGGTGA
- the flgL gene encoding flagellar hook-associated protein FlgL, giving the protein MVGRVTERTLIADFTYSVSRLRRQQADAQNALSSQKRLREASDDPVGAARSTSLRGEAKELDAYRGSVALATTTLGAEDGVLGQVHDILVRAREIAVGLSSSLVTPETRQTAAEEVQELERGLLSLGNTTVAGRYVFGGLASSGPPFASFDAPGFSPATAYTGATEPFVVRTARDETVRVTTNGGDVFGSALAALDDLRQTLESGTEPSAHLTALESAAEDIRQERASVGGRLARLQTRNAEIAGAISTNKALIGAVEDADLTETITELAQVQNALQATLTAGTSLLQTSILDFLRL; this is encoded by the coding sequence ATGGTCGGACGGGTCACCGAGCGCACGCTGATCGCCGATTTCACGTACTCCGTGAGCCGGCTGCGCCGGCAGCAGGCGGACGCGCAGAACGCGCTGAGCTCGCAGAAGCGGCTCCGCGAGGCCAGCGACGACCCGGTCGGCGCCGCCCGCTCGACGAGCTTGCGCGGCGAGGCGAAGGAGCTCGACGCCTATCGCGGCAGCGTCGCGCTCGCGACGACGACGCTCGGCGCCGAGGACGGCGTCCTCGGGCAGGTCCACGACATTCTGGTCCGCGCGCGCGAGATCGCGGTCGGGTTGAGCAGCAGCCTCGTCACGCCGGAGACCCGGCAGACGGCCGCCGAGGAGGTGCAGGAGCTCGAGCGCGGACTCCTCTCGCTCGGCAACACGACGGTCGCCGGGCGGTACGTCTTCGGGGGCCTCGCGAGCTCCGGACCGCCCTTCGCGAGCTTCGACGCGCCGGGGTTCTCGCCGGCGACGGCGTACACGGGCGCGACCGAGCCGTTCGTGGTGCGGACGGCGCGCGACGAGACGGTGCGCGTCACCACGAACGGAGGCGACGTGTTCGGCTCCGCGCTCGCGGCGCTCGACGACCTGCGGCAGACGCTCGAATCCGGGACCGAGCCGAGCGCGCATCTCACCGCGCTCGAGAGCGCGGCCGAGGACATCCGCCAGGAGCGCGCGAGCGTCGGCGGACGGCTGGCGCGGCTGCAGACGCGCAACGCCGAGATCGCGGGCGCGATCAGCACCAACAAGGCGTTGATAGGCGCCGTGGAGGATGCGGATCTCACCGAGACGATCACCGAGCTCGCGCAGGTGCAGAACGCGTTGCAGGCGACGCTCACCGCGGGCACCTCGCTGCTGCAGACGTCGATTCTCGACTTCCTGCGGTTGTAG
- the flgG gene encoding flagellar basal-body rod protein FlgG yields the protein MIRALYTAATGLEAQQLNIDVIANNLANVSTSGFKKSRADFQDLLYQTSREPGGPATSTTQTSTGIQVGLGVRPAAVQRINAQGDFNQTTNPLDVAIGGDGYFQVTLPDGATAFTRAGAFKLDSTGSVVTSSGDPLSPQINIPDGAESIAVGDDGTVSVTLAGQSAPSQVGQIQTARFANPSGLRAEGANIFKETDSSGPPQLGTPGQDGLGQLTQGFLEGSNVSVVEELVAMISGQRAYEINSRAISAADEMLRTAASIGR from the coding sequence ATGATCCGAGCGCTCTACACCGCTGCCACGGGCCTCGAAGCCCAGCAGCTCAACATCGACGTCATCGCGAACAATCTCGCGAACGTCAGCACGAGCGGCTTCAAGAAGAGCCGGGCGGACTTCCAGGACCTGCTGTACCAGACCTCGCGCGAGCCGGGCGGTCCGGCCACCAGCACCACGCAGACGTCGACCGGCATCCAGGTCGGCCTCGGCGTGCGGCCGGCCGCCGTGCAGCGGATCAACGCGCAGGGCGACTTCAATCAGACGACCAATCCGCTCGACGTGGCGATCGGCGGCGACGGCTACTTCCAGGTGACGCTGCCCGACGGCGCCACCGCCTTCACCCGCGCCGGCGCGTTCAAGCTCGACTCGACGGGTTCGGTCGTGACGTCGTCGGGCGACCCGCTCTCGCCGCAGATCAACATCCCGGACGGCGCCGAGTCGATCGCGGTCGGCGACGACGGCACCGTGAGCGTGACGCTCGCCGGGCAGTCGGCGCCGAGCCAGGTCGGCCAGATCCAGACCGCGCGCTTCGCGAATCCGTCCGGTCTGCGCGCCGAAGGCGCCAACATCTTCAAGGAAACCGACAGCTCCGGTCCGCCCCAGCTCGGCACGCCCGGCCAGGACGGCCTCGGCCAGCTGACGCAGGGCTTCCTCGAAGGCTCGAACGTGAGCGTCGTGGAGGAGCTCGTGGCGATGATCTCCGGTCAGCGCGCCTACGAGATCAACTCGCGCGCCATCTCGGCCGCCGACGAGATGCTGCGGACCGCGGCGTCGATCGGACGGTGA
- the csrA gene encoding carbon storage regulator CsrA — protein MLVLTRKVGERIRIGDEVTLQVLEVRGGQVRLGLAAPPDVRIFREEVFLAIEGRNREARLADPDRLTDAVRAWEAYADGKRG, from the coding sequence ATGCTGGTCCTGACACGGAAGGTCGGCGAACGTATCCGGATCGGCGACGAGGTGACGTTGCAGGTGCTGGAGGTGCGCGGCGGTCAGGTGCGCCTCGGCCTCGCGGCGCCGCCGGACGTCCGGATCTTTCGCGAGGAGGTCTTCCTCGCCATCGAGGGTCGCAACCGCGAAGCGCGGCTCGCGGATCCGGATCGGCTCACCGACGCGGTACGGGCATGGGAGGCGTATGCTGATGGCAAGCGTGGCTGA
- the fliW gene encoding flagellar assembly protein FliW, with protein sequence MASVAEEMVSVRRVSEPEVVHVRSSRFGELDVPVDRVLQFPQGLIGFPKARRFVILDHRPGSPFKWMLCLDDPDVAFAVAEPARLVPDYRAPLDLAARVLGTDAADVALFVIVTIPPDPLGMTVNLMAPVVVDVRTRRSRQLVLEDGRCDPSYRVCAPPPSAAAES encoded by the coding sequence ATGGCAAGCGTGGCTGAGGAGATGGTGTCAGTGCGGCGCGTGTCCGAGCCCGAGGTGGTCCACGTCCGGTCCTCGCGGTTCGGCGAGCTCGACGTGCCCGTCGATCGGGTGTTGCAGTTCCCGCAAGGGCTGATCGGCTTCCCGAAGGCGCGCCGCTTCGTGATCCTGGACCACCGGCCGGGCTCGCCGTTCAAGTGGATGCTCTGCCTCGACGATCCGGACGTCGCGTTCGCCGTCGCCGAGCCGGCGCGCCTCGTGCCGGACTACCGGGCTCCGCTGGATCTCGCGGCGCGCGTCCTTGGAACCGATGCGGCGGACGTCGCCCTATTCGTCATCGTCACCATTCCGCCGGACCCGCTCGGCATGACCGTCAATCTGATGGCACCGGTCGTGGTGGACGTCCGCACGCGCCGGTCGCGCCAGCTGGTCCTCGAAGACGGACGCTGCGACCCTTCCTACCGCGTCTGCGCGCCGCCTCCCTCCGCCGCGGCGGAAAGCTGA